One Lycium barbarum isolate Lr01 chromosome 5, ASM1917538v2, whole genome shotgun sequence genomic window carries:
- the LOC132639275 gene encoding uncharacterized protein LOC132639275, which yields MVTLSRISSGIGNHLYTDECTTAIERISYARVLVETDITRPLPNTVQVLDPNGKIFDQAVLYDWKPMYCGVCFQLGHDCSKDRPKPPAKPVPNEPKATKETDQGAKEDVSKAHGQKQKLEWRSRNMQAHQTGPHKVVVNVTPPPSGVDWQSMAQKTTARGNMFPSTDTAYGSVNDTVEKINMNYVASTSQSEITQLSSAVIELEPKPPNVVQ from the exons ATGGTAACATTAAGTAGAATTAGTAGTGGGATAGGGAATCATTTATATACTGATGAGTGCACAACTGCTATTGAAAGGATATCCTATGCAAGGGTGTTAGTGGAAACGGACATCACAAGGCCATTACCAAACACTGTACAAGTCCTGGATCCCAATGGGAAAATTTTTGACCAAGCTGTGCTGTATGACTGGAAGCCAATGTATTGTGGTGTTTGTTTCCAACTTGGTCATGACTGTTCCAAAGACAGACCAAAACCACCTGCAAAGCCTGTTCCTAATGAGCCAAAGGCAACAAAGGAGACTGATCAAGGAGCT AAAGAGGATGTATCTAAAGCTCACGgtcagaagcaaaaactggaatGGAGGTCTAGAAATATGCAAGCTCACCAAACAGGCCCTCACAAAGTGGTTGTTAATGTCACACCCCCACCATCTGGGGTGGACTGGCAATCAATGGCACAAAAGACAACTGCTAGAGGTAATATGTTTCCCTCTACTGATACTGCTTATGGTTCAGTGAATGATACAGTAGAAAAGATTAATATGAATTATGTAGCTTCCACCTCTCAGAGTGAAATAACACAACTGAGTAGTGCAGTGATTGAACTGGAGCCTAAGCCCCCTAATGTTGTTCAATGA